The window cattcacacaggaaatTCTAGTACATTTACACTGGCATGCATTCATGTGCAGATTTCCCAGGCTTATTACGTATGTGCACAGTTGTGTGTTCTCATGATGGCATGTACTTGAGTATGTATGTTCTTATTTTGGTCGTGATACTGATAATGTGTTTGTATGCTCATGTTTCATATTGAAAAGAACTGTTCCGTCTTCCACAGATGTCTGTCCCCTTAACTGCTCATCTGTTCTCAACTGTCTGCTACCGCCATCTATACTGCCATGTGGTTAGAGACACACTGGAAGAACATCCGCCAAGCCTTGTTGcttcttttcactgctgctcttctcaTTGGGGTCACCATGCTGGCCATTTCATCTAACATCAATCCAGTAGGCTATTTCTTCCTAGGGGTAGGGGGAGTGTGCCTGATCGGGTATTTGCTGAGTGTGTTTGTCGAGTGTTACCTGAAGAATCAGCACCAACACGAGGCAAATGAAATACCTCCAAGCAGACAAAGCCAAGCAGGGTAAGCAGCAACCTGGCAATTCCTCTTACTTTAACTCTCTCCTCAGATATGGCCATTTTACATATGTTTTGCAGCCCTTCTCCTAGGGCACCAAACGCAGACTCCATTCCAGAAGACAAGTTCTTTTTAggttgttttccttcattattcAGATGGAGGTTGCAAATCTCCATGCCACGCGTGTCCCGTATCTTGtccaatatatattttctttccccccaggAAGTGATCCATTGCCAAGGTTAAACAGATCCAGGCccggttttatttttctttgagtaACTGAGTCTTGCCAAACAATGAGTcagacaaggaaaaagaaaaaatgctgaagcaaTACCAAATCTTAGCCGGGTTTAGCTCTATAAACCTTATCGCCAGAGCAACTGCTCGTtggcaaacttttaaaaaggaacCGGTAACTGGGTGTGTTTCCAGTCTTAAAAACCCAACTTGACACTAATAAGCCCTGATTTTGAGAGGCTCTGAATACTGCCACATCTTTTTGGCTTCATGTACATTTGCAGGTTCTCAACATCACCTAATTTGTCTGCTTTAGGTAAAGAGTTTAACTTTGCTTTCTTGTCTGTATAATCCAGATAATCATTATCCACATCCATAAATGACTTGACATTCTTGAATACAAGGTGTTGTAGAAGGGCAAAAATGTCgctttgtgtttattttcagaaagagtACATAAAAAGAAGTCTATATTGGGCTGTGCTAGCTCGGGGGcatattagaagaaaattagtatctgtttattttaaaatatgtcctaaaaaggaaaatgtttctaaagtaacatttttctctgcagatatTCTTTTTAACACAGAATAGTTAGTCCTTGTttaaactaaatgaaaatacttaattttctccatttcttaaaaatagatGAACATTGAACTaatgtattaaaaaagtaaGGTCCTGTTTTATTCTGAGAAATAACTAGTAGTTAGTAATTCTTAGTAATGCATTTTAACTAGTAGGAGATTTTAAATGAGCAACATCATCCTTTTGGGTCCCTTCCACCTTGacatattctatgattctatgatcaagCTAAGCCTAAAACACTGAAACcctgtgtggggttttttacttaTTCTGGGGAGTGTGGGAAAATGGTCAGATGATCCATTCTCTAGAAGCAAGAAATTAAGCTGGCTGGACAAGTGAGCTGATCCAGTGGCAGAATATCACATAATATAGTAATTACAACACAATAACACCACGTCAGATATCCTGTCTCAGTGACATCTATTGATTGTAGCGTGGTCCCTATACGACATTATCCGGACTACCTGCCTCTGCATAAACTAAGCAGTAAAATAACCAGTGTAACTGCCATTCCTCTCTTTGTCCATAGGGTGAACGCTGCCTATGAAGCACCCACATATGAGGAGGTGATGACCATGTCAGTTCCACCAATATGGACAATTGCATCCAATCCAGGCTTAGTGCCCTCACCATTGAATGAGCCTCCTCCTTACAATGCAGTTATTGAATCATCTGCCCAAGAACAGGCGATGGTGGAGGCACTCAGGGTGTCAGCAGCATCAGACACAAGGCACACCTCTGAGACAGACACAGGCTCCAGGATGCAGTTGCAGCTGGTGCTGCCCCCAAGACCGCAGCGGTTTGTTTCAGACATCCATGACGTGAAAGGTACCGAGGACAGGTTTGAGCCACTGGAGCCACTCACTCCACCACCTGCTTATGAGAGTGCCATCAACGATGAGGTCTTTGAAGATGCTTTCCAGCCCTCCATGTTATGATTAATTTCACCTCCCATGAATGCAGAACCAAACCTTCAGCCCAATACAGGGTGCTCCTGAAGGGAAGGTGAAAGAGCTGAGATTTTTCATGCCTGAAACTGTAAAAGTTTGTCTCACCATTCTTTGAACCAGAGCTGAACTACAGATACAGCTTACACAAAATACAAATCAATGCAACACCGCAATGCTTTGTCTTGGCAGATATGTAAAACCACTATGAGGAAAGTTGTGTTATGTAGGGCAACAATTCTCAAACTGGAGATACACCGTCATGGGGGAGGAGAGTGAACCACGAGAAGAGACAAGGTTGCCAAAGGACCTCTGAAGAAGGACTGTAGGATGCAGCCAGGAGAAGCTGCCTGAGAAAGGGGAAGGATAGAAACAGCACGAAGTAGGTTCTGCCTGTGCATTAcaaacagcagcactgctgagagCTGTGCAATGATCAGCCACCCTAAAGTCCCTACTGAGAGACTGAGGCTGCAGTTCCCTGACTTGCTGTTTTGCAGCAACGCAAATTTATGGTTTGCGCTGTTTGTTGCTACCCCTCTGTCACACTTGCTCCACGtcctcagctgtgctgcacCAGAGCGTGACTGAGGGGAGGGTGGCTGTCTTCATATGGAAGCTGGCACCACCCGATACCTGTCACTTGGGGCTGAAAAGCTGACGGCAAGCACGGCACCGTGAAATGACTTCTGTTGTTGACAAGGTTCTCATCCCACACAGCCTGCAGTGGTGGACAAGAGGGAGATAATAGCAGTTGTCCTCCTATAAGAGAGGCCAGCAGTGGGATACATACACATACGTACCCTCTGCCAGCACCACGAGCCTTCGCAGCTCTACAGGAGGGTGTATTCTCTGCTGTACTACAGCTCCAAACAGATGGCTTGAGATACTTTATTGTCATCATGGCAAGCATTTGCACAGAAAGGTCAACGCTCCTCCAGTTCTCCATAACGACGCTGTGCATGGAAGCTTCCCTCTGGACTCTGGAAGGGGCCAGTCTGTCTGCCAAggccacagctgcagcagagagcaCCTAAGAATAACAATCCTGAGGCACATGTGGTCTTCATCATGACAGCTCTAGGTTGGAGCCAGGTTCCAGCTCCCACTGATCAGCGATGCTGTGCGGTCTTTTAAAATGGTGACTTAAACTGATAGGTTGTGCAGCGTTAAAGTGGTCTGCAGTATGGAGAGAGACATTAATGTCTGGTGAAtgtccaaataaaaaaaattatatggtGGTCCAAATCTCCTTATGAAGGACAGCAGCAGTCATCACAGCCTTGTCTCATACGACTGTATCATCTTTAATTCATATGAGGAGCCATCAAACCACAGGctacaaacaaataaattatttctaattgtTTGATTCTTTatagttcaaagaaaaaaaaagacctttaatgttgtttataaataaatggGACTGCATTAAAATACCTGGTGGCATCGTTAGTTTTTCCTCTCAAGAGAAACACTCCATAAAGACATGCTTTTACTTGCATTCTGCTTATTTGATACTCTTGCCTTAGACAAAGGAGAGTTCCATTTCTAACTCTACAGCTGAATGACTTTAATATCATTAATGATGAAGCAGCTACGATACCTGTATCATAAAAGTATTATGAAAGACAAATTTGCTGATAGAGGCAATGTGATTTCTTTAAAGCCAATCACTTCTTGCATTTCGCTCCTGTATCTGCAAACACAAGAGAACAAACCACAATAAAAAGCAGTATAGTTATACCACTTTGGGTCTAAACTGGTCAAACCTGGACCTTTCTGAGTGCACCTAATTGCCAGGCATCGGGAAGAAATTCAGGTGACCAGCACAGATAACAACTGGCCAAAACAAAGACCAAAAATCTCACCAGTTATGATCACTAGGATTTTGCCTTCAGCGCCTGTAAGGGTTATTCAAGTCTTTGGACTTGTGTTAAGTTTTCGCACACGAAACTCCTCTGCACCACGGAACAACTATCTGAAGCTTTATATGACAAGAGCTGTAAACGTGCTTCTGCTAAAAGGATGCGCTGGTTGCTTCTCTCTTCTTATTTCGCGTGTACTATGCACATCCTGTGtgctccctttcttcccttttaattACTGAACGTTACTTGAgccctttttttatttcagctgatttcagctgaaacGCATGTCAATAAAACACGTGCAACgaactctaaaaataaaattaaacccCAAATGCCAGAACCGGTGTGTTTGCAAGGCAAGCTGCGTACCCGTTAATTCCACCTCCCGTTTCCGTGATGTGCAAGACCACaacccggccccggccccggccccggccccggccccggccccggccccggccccggccccggccccggccccggccccggccccggccccggccccggccccggccccggccccggccccggccccggccccggccccggccccggccgctcCACACCGCTGCGCGAGGctccgggggggcggggccggcacGTGCTGACGAGGAaaagccccgccccccgcggcCGAGCCCCCGGCAGGAAGAGACGCGAAACCTTTTCCGCGCCGTGAGGGAAGGTGTGCCTGCGCATGCGCGCACCGCCTAGCGGCAGAGGCTTGCTGTCTGTCGCTTTCCCAAAGGGAGGGGCTGTGGCGTGGGCCCGCGCCTCGGCCACGTGACGGGACGAAGCGGTCTCGCGTTTTGAATCGCTGGGGCTGCCGGGAAGGGAAGAGCGCGCGCGTGCGCGCGTGTGGCGGAGCGGGGGGTGAGCGGCGGGAGGGGCGCGGGCGTTTGGCGGGAGTTGGTGGCGGGAGAGCGTGTGGCGCCCTGCACGCGCCTGCGGCCTGCCGCCGCCTGGCCCGGCGCCTCGGGAGCCGGCGGTGGAGGTCTCTTCTGCCCGTTGTCAGGCGGCGGCTGCCCGCGGAATCGGTCCGCCTCCTCCCGAGAGGAAAGTCGGGAGGGGTAAGGGCGGCTCTTGCCGTTGAGTTTGGCTTTGGTCGCCCCTCTCCTGCCGGGATGCTGGTCGCCTGCGGCATGCAGCGATGTCACCAGGAAGCGCTAAAGAGGAACCGGGTGATGCTGGCAAAAGAGCTGGTTTTAAAAGAATTGATGGAGCATATGATAGAGAAAGACATCATCACCACGGAGATGATGGAAATGATACAGGTATGCAGCTTGTGCTCGACTGCACTGTCAGCTTTATGTCTAGTTAAACCCAGTGTCGTTCTTGGCAGTGGCAGCCCGGTAAAGCTCATCTGTGTGTCACATGCGTATTTTAATGTGATTATGTTTGGAGAGTATGCAAAGACTTACTTGCAACACGCGGGAAAACTGTAAGCTGATTTTTGTCTGAGACTTACTAAATCGTTGGCTTAAGTGCTGGTATGTAGTTGCAGCAGGCTGCGCTTGGTGAGTCATGTGGTATCGTCCAGTCCTTTGTTGTCAGTTTGTGCCTCTCTTGgttttttcatctgtaaaaaGTAGGAATACCTGTTTCCAAAAGAATACTGTGAAAGTGAGTGAAGTAATACGTTATAAACCAGTTTCTTTTGGCACTTGTGCACCTCTTCACTTTCACAATGTGTGTTTCATATGTGTTTTTGTAAATTGTGTGAAGAACCTTACGTGATCCAAGACTGTCACTCTGAGATGACAAATACTGTTCATGGGCTTTTGTTAACTTATCCAGAGCAGTGGGTACTATGAAGAGAAGTCATTGTAAATAGCTTGGGATTGCTCCCAGAGGTATgataaaaactgaaaactgtGCAGGGTGGAGATACAGgttttcaaagagaaaggaagccAGAAAGGAAATGATTGAAGATGCCGTCAAGTGCATCTCAAGACTCAAGTAAGCAATTGAGGGACTTTTTAGTCTCTTAGTAAGGTTGATGGTCCTGTCATAAGAATAGATGCTGAAAAATACCTTCTGCACTGGTGCCCAGCAAATAGCTCATAATTGTATGAAACTGAGACTGATAACGGTTTTTGAAAGCAATGAGGAAATAACCTCTTGATGAATTTTGACTTGTTGTGTGTCAAAGATAATGTGAAACTCCTCATGGGGCCTGGTAGGGTAATACCTGTACTAAGCTGGGGGAGATGTAGGCAGTCTTACCTGAAATAGCTCTAATCCCTAGTGAAAGAGAGCAAAGATACAGGAAGACAGTGAAGGTGAGAGAATGAATCAAAAACTggttgtactggttttggctgggatagagttaatttcttcatagaatcatagaatggtttgggttgaaagggaccttaaagatcatctggttccaacccccctgctgcgggcagggacaccctccactagaccacgttgcccaaaggcccatccaacctggtcttgaacgcttccagggagggggcatccacagcctctctgggcaacctgttccagtgcctcaccactctaacagtaaagaatttctttctaactcctaatctaaatcaaccctcctgcagcttaaacccattaccccttgtcctgtcactacagtccctgataaacagtccctccccatctttcctgtaggccccttcaggtactggaagaccacagttagatctccccggagctgccttttctccaggctgaacaaccccaactctctcagcctgtcctcataggagaggtgctccagccctccgatcagcttcgtggccctcctctggactcgtttCAACAGCTggatgtctttcttgtactggggcccccagagctggacgcagtactccaggtggggtctcacaagagtggagtagaggggcaggatcacctccctcgacctgctggtcacactgcttttgatgcagcccaggacacggttggctttctgggctgcaagcgcacactgccagctcatgttgagcttctcatctatcaacacccccaagttcttctcctcagggctgctctcagtccattccccacccagcctgtagttgtgcttgggattgccccaaaccacatgcaggaccttgcccttggccttgttgaacttcatgcagtttgcacgggctcacctctccagcctgtcaaggtccctctggatggcatcccttccctccagcgtgtcgaccgcaccacacagcttggtgttgtcagcaaacgTGCTGAGGGTGagctcaatcccactgtccatgtcgccaacaaagatgttaaacagcaccgtTCCCAATACCAACcgctgaggaacaccacttgtcgctgttctccacttggacattgagccgttgaccacaactctttgagtgcgaccatccagccaattccttatccactgagtggtccatccatcaaatccatgtctctccaatttagagaccagGATGtggtgtgggacagtgtcaaatgctttgcacaatccaggtagatgatgtctgtcgctcttcccttatccaccaacgctgtaaccccatcgtagaaggccaccaattttgtcaggcacaatttgcccttagtgaagccatgctggctgtcaccaatcaccttattttccatgtgcctggttatagtagctagtatgggactgtgttttggatttgtgctggaaacagtgttgctaacacagggatgttttagttactgctgagcagtgcttacacagagccaaggccttttctgcttctcacaccgccccaccagcaaggaggctgggggtgcacaaggagttgggaggggacacagctgggacagctgaccccaactgatcaaagggatattccataccatatgacatcatgcccagcatataaagctgggggaaggagaaggaagagggggatgttcggagtgatggcatttgtcttcccaggtAACCGTTATgggtgatggagccctgctttcctggagatggctgatcacctgcctgcccatgggaagcgaggaatgaattccttattttgctttgcttgcatgcacggcttttgctttacttgttAAACCATCTTTATATCAACCcactcacttttacccttttgATTCTCCCCACCGTCCCACTGGGGAGGGAGTGAGGAGCaactgtgtggtgcttagcagCCCACCAGGGTTAAATAAGGGGGCTGCTGAAGTATGGGTGGTTAGTAGGGATGTTCAGTTGCTGGCCAGCAGTTAGTCAATGAAGGGGGAGGgagtggaggggaagggaagaaaaggaggggaaaaaaaccctaacaaacaaaaagccctctCAAAGGTAGGATGCTAGAGAAAATAGTCTTTTTGGGAAAAGGGAAGACGACTAAGGGAATCTTCTCCTCCAGGTGTAATTGGTAAAAGGAGATGCAACAATACTTAGTAATGGATTATCAGTAAGGAGAAAGGTGTTATGATGGATAATTCAGGTAAATAGCA of the Grus americana isolate bGruAme1 chromosome 1, bGruAme1.mat, whole genome shotgun sequence genome contains:
- the TMEM139 gene encoding transmembrane protein 139, producing the protein MWLETHWKNIRQALLLLFTAALLIGVTMLAISSNINPVGYFFLGVGGVCLIGYLLSVFVECYLKNQHQHEANEIPPSRQSQAGVNAAYEAPTYEEVMTMSVPPIWTIASNPGLVPSPLNEPPPYNAVIESSAQEQAMVEALRVSAASDTRHTSETDTGSRMQLQLVLPPRPQRFVSDIHDVKGTEDRFEPLEPLTPPPAYESAINDEVFEDAFQPSML